The sequence below is a genomic window from Micromonospora aurantiaca ATCC 27029.
GTTGAGCACCGAGCCGAGCGCGTACCGGGCGGCGCCGCCGCTGTGCAGCGCGGCCTCCACCGCCTCGGAGATGGCCAGGCCGAGGCTGCCGGGGGAGTCCGGGTCGGTGGCGAGCACCGCCCGCCCGGCCTCGGTACGGTCGCTGGGGCTGGCGGTGACCGAGGCGCCGAACGTCTCCATCAGGCCGCGCCGGTACGGCTTCTGGTCGTAGCTGACCCGCACCATGAAGACCTCGCACTCGAGGTCGAAGTAGGCGCACGCCATCGACAGCGAGCTGCCCCACTGGCCGGCGCCGGTCTCGGTGGTCAGCCGCCGCACCCCGTCGAGCTTGCTGTAGTACGCCTGCGGGACGGCGGTGTTCGGCTTGTGGCTGCCGGCCGGGCTGACCCCCTCGTACTTGAAGTAGATCCGCGCCGGGGTGTCCAGGTCGCGTTCCAGCCGGCGGGCCCGGATCAGCGGGCTGGGCCGCCACTGCCGGTAGATGTCGAGCACCGGGCCGGGGATGTCCACGTCCCGTTCGGTGGAGAACTCCTGCGCGATCAGCTCGGAGGCGAACAGCGGCGCCAGGTCGGCCGGGGTGATCGGTTCCCGGGTGCCGGGGTGCAGCATCGGCGGCAGCCCCTTGGGCAGGTCGGGAACCACGTTGTACCAGGTCGTCGGGATGTCACTCTCGGGCAGGACGAACTTCGTGGCGGTCATGGGCCTCTTCCGGTGAGGGGTCGGGCGGGTCAGGGACGGGCGGGGGCCGGCGCGGCGGGCTCCGGCACCGGCCGGGCCTCGGGTCGGATCCGCAGCGCTGCGAACGCGACGACGCCGGCCAGCGGGGTCAGCAGCAGCAGGAGCAGCACGGGCTGGTGCCCGTGCGCCTGCCAGACGAAGCCCAGCCCCATCGGCACCACCAGCCGGGCGGAGCTGAGCACGAAACCGTTGAGCGCCATGAAGGCGCTGACCCGGCGCGGCTCGACGTGGTCGGCGATGTAGGTGGGCACCACCACCGAGGCGATGATCTCGCCGAGCGTCCAGACGACTGTGGACAGCAGCACCGCGGGCAGTGAGAACGCGAACACCAGCACCGCCATCCCGGCCGACCAGAGCAGGCCGGCGACGACGAGCAGTGTGCGGGTCGGGTACGCCTTGATCCGTTTCTCGATCAGCATGCCGGCGCCCACCACGACGATGCTGTTGATGGTGTAGACCGCGCCGACCACCGCCACCGACGAGTTCAGCACCCCGGTGACCGCCAGCGGCAGCGTGTACTCCAGCCCGATCAGCGGCGCCACGTAGCAGAACGAGAGCACCACCAGCACCGCGACGTCCAGGTCGCGCCGCAGCGCCGCCCGGCGCAGCCCGGTCTTCGCCGGTGTCCCGGCCGCGTCGCGGCCGGTGTCGGCGGGCACGCTGAGCCGGATGGTGAGCGCCGCGAGCAGCCCGAGCAGGATGTTCCCGGCGAACATCAGGCCGTACGAGTACGCCGCGGCCAGGCCGCCCAGCAGCGGCCCGACGCCCATGCCGAGGTTGTTGGCGATGTAGCTGACGGTGTACGCGAACGGCCGCTGCTCCGGCTCGGCGAGGTCGGCGATCAGCGTGTTGGCGGCGGGCGCGAACATGCCCATGCCGACGAGCGCGACGAACAGCAGCGCCGCGTACGTCCACGGCGGGCCGTCCAGCACCGCCAGCCCGAGGTAGCCGGCCGCGTTGAGCAGCAGGCTGGACACCAGCGCGGCCCGCCGGCCGGCGCGTGCGCAGACCGGGCCGCTGAGCAGGCTCCCGGCGAGCAGGCCGGTACTGCCGACCGAGATCAGCACACCCGCCTCGCCGGTGCTCAGCCCTCGGCTGCGCACCAGGTATACCGCGAGCAGCGGGAAGACGAACATGCCCGCGCGGTTGATGAAGGAGGCGAGCACCAGCATCCGCAGCGGACGGGGCAGCGCCCGGAACCGGCTCAGCCACATGACGCCTCCCCGGCCGGTTCGGTACGCACCTGGAAGGCGTCCCGGATGGTCTTGAACCGGGCCCGCACGTCGTCGAAGTCCCGGCCCTCGCAGACGTACCAGCCGAGCACGTCGTTCGAGGCGGTCGGCGGCGCGAGCACGTCGCCGACGCCCTTCCACACGTCGGCGTCGAGGACCGAGTCCAGCGCCCGCAGCTCGTCGGCGGTGGTGATCGCGGTGATGCGGCCGTACCGGTCGGAGCAGAGGTACTCGGTGCCGGTCTCCGCGCCCAGCGCGGCGGCGGGCCGGTGCCCGGGGTCCAGTTCCAGCCGGCACCACTCGCCCGCGAGGTTGATGCCGCGCCCGGCCTCGATGGCCGGGACGATCGATCCGCCGCCGGCCCGGGCCGCCGCCTCGCCGAAGACCACCTCGCCGTCGTCGCGCAGGAAGAACTCCACGTGCGCGACCCCGGTACGCATGCCGAAGCCGCGCAGGAGCTCCGCGCTGGCGGTCAGGATGCGCTGCTCGGCGGGGGTCAGGTCGTGCTTGCGGGAGATCGTGCCGCCCGGCTCGTCGCGGAACTCCAGCACCGAGTACGTGTAGCGGGAGAGCTGCTCGAAGACCACCTCGCCGTCGCGCAGCAGCGAGTCGACGTGGTACTCCGCGCCGCGGACGTACTCCTCGACCCGGTAGTCGTGGCGCGCGTCGGCCACGAGCGGCCACACCCGGGCCAGGTCGTCGGCCGAGTCCACCCGGTGGGTGTCGCCGCAGGCCCAGCCGGCGTACGGCTTGACCACGACCGGCCAGCCCACCTCGGCGGCGAACTCGGCGACCGCGCCGATGGTGTCCGGGCGGCAGGAGCGGGCCACCGGCACGCCCAGCTCGACGGCCCGGCGGTGCATCACGTTCTTGTCCCGGAAGGCGAGCGCCTGCTCGGGGTCCAGGCCGGGGATGCCGTGGTCGCGCCGGCACCGCGCGGCGGTCAGCACGTCGCCCTCGAACAGCGGGAAGATCCGCTCGATCGGACGGTCGGCGACGATCGCCGCGACCGCCGCCCGGACCGCCTCCGGGTCGTCCAGGTCGGCCCGGTGGCAGGGCAGCCCGGCGGTCTCCGGCGCCGGCCCGCCGGTGGGCAGCAGCACCACGCTGTCCACGCCGAGGCCGGTGGCGGCGGCGACGACGCTGCGGAACTGGGCGGCGTAGCGGCCGGCCGCGGGCCGGTAGACGATCAGGATCGCGCGGTTCACGAGCGGACCCCCGGGGTGCCGGCGGGGCTGAGCGGGGCCTCGACAGGGAACGCGGCGTCCCGGGCCTCCCGGTCCAGCACCGCCCGGTGGCGGGGCGCGGCGGTCAGCTCGCCGAGCACGGCGTCGAGGCGGTCCAGCGCCGCCTCCACCTCCGCCCGGCCGCCCGGATGGGCCGCCTCGACTGTGAGCAGCAGCCGCCGCCGGCCCAGGTCGGTGCGGACCAGGTGGCCCTGGCGCCAGTTCCAGCGCCGGGAGTGGGCCCGCCCGTGGTCGTCGGCGTAGACGACCTCGCCCGGTTCGGGCCGCTCCGGCGCATCAGGTGCGCCCAGCGGCAGGTACGCCTCCGTGCCGTCGGCCGGCCGGACGGCGAGCGCGCCGATGCCGTCCACCGCGCAGGAGGCCACCGGCAGCGCCGAGCCCAGCGAGACGGCGTTGCAGAGGTCCACGAGCGCGTTGATCCGGGGCAGCCGGTCGCCCCGGGCCACCCGGCGGGCGATCGACTCGGCGGCGCACGGGAACCGGTTCGGGTTCACCGCCACCGCCCGGTACGCCGCCCGCCACCCGGCGATGCCCGGCAGCTCGGACACCCCGGCCTTGTCCAGGCCGGCCCGGTGCAGCGCGTCCTCGGCGGCGGTCAGCCGCTCCGCCACGGCCGGGTGGGCCGGCCCGACCTCGATCGCCGGCACGGCGAGCAGGCCGAGGACGTAGTCCGGCACGCTCGCCGTCACCCGGTCGTCGATGCGGACGGACAGCCGGTCGGCGCCGTCGCTGAGCTGGGTCATCGTCATCCCCGTCGGTTCGGTTCACACGGTCGCCCCGACCGTACGAAGCGGCGCCGCCACCGGTTGTGGCCAATCCCCGCCGATCCGGTGAGGCCAATCCGGGCCCGCGCGGCCGGCCGCATCAGGCGACCCCGGCCGGCCGGCGGTCCCGGTAGGCGGCGGCGTCCCCGGCGACCACCCGCCCGCCCAGCAGCACCATCTCGATCGCCCCGGGCCGCCCCAGCACCGTGATGTCCCGCGCCGGGTCGCCGTCGGTGACCACCAGGTCGGCCAGCCGGCCCGGCTGCACCGTCCCGGCCTCGCCGCCGCGCCCGGCCAGTCGCGCGCCGTTGGCGGTGGCCCAGGTCAGCACCGTCGGTGCGGGGATGCCGGCCATGCTCACGTACGTCTCGAGCTCCTCGGCGTACCGGCCGTGCGGGGTCCAGGCGAACCCGAAGTCGTCCCCGGCCACGATCGGGATGCCCATCTCCACCATCAGCGGCAGGATCCGCAGCGTGTTCTCCACCTCGGCCTGGAACTCCAGCGTCTCCAGGTACTCCGGGGTCTTGCCGTGCGCGGTGCCGGTGGTGAGCAGCCGGTGCGGCTGGTGCAGGCTCGGCACCACGAAGATGCCGCGTTCGGCGATCGCCTCCAGCGCCGCGTCGTCGGCGTACGTGGCGTGGTCGATCACGTCCACCCCGGCGGCGATGGCGTTGCGGATGCCGCCCAGCCCACGTGAGTGCGCCCGGATCCGTACCCCCCGCTCGTGTGCGGCGCGGGCCGCGATCACCAGTTCCTCGGCGGTGAACAGCAGCTCGTGCGAGCGGCCGTTGGGGAACGTGTCGTCGCCGGTGGAGAACACCTTGATGATCTCCGCGCCCTGGGCGACCTCGGTGTCGACGTACTCGACCAGCTCCTCCGGTGTGTCGGCCAGCCGCATCAGGTCGGTGGGGATGCGCTGCTTGACCGCCGGGTTGCGCCGCTGCGGCGGCCCGGAGACCATCAGGTCCCGGCTGCACGGCGTGATCCGCGGGCCGGGCAGCCGCCCGGCGTCGATCGCCCGGCGCAGCGCCATGTCGATGCCGGCCACCGAGCCGGCGCCGACGAACGCGGTGTAGCCCAGCCGGAGCATGGCCGCCGCGTTCGCCGCCGCGCCCAGCGTCACCTCCGGGATCGAGTGCTTGAACAGCGTCTCCCGGCCGTCGAGCACGTTCAGGTAGGCGATGTGGGTGTGGCCGAGCGTCATGCCCGGCATCACGGTCCGCCCGTCCAGGTCCAGCACGTCGACGTCCGGGTCGTGCAGCGGGGCCTGTGCCTCGGGCAGCACCGCGACGATCCGCTCCCCGTCGAGCAGCACGCTGTGGTGCGGCCGGGACGCCACCCCTAGCCCTTCCTGGACGGTGGCGCGGTGCAGCAAGGTTCGTCGGGACACGGCTGTCACTCCGGTTCTCCTCGAAGGTGCGGTCGGCGGTGGCCGAAGAGCAGCCAGACGATCTCCGCGCCGGGGCGGCGGACAACCCAGCGCAGCGCGTGCCGGCGTACCCCCGGGGCGTTCGTCACCGCGAGGTCGGCGGCCCCGGCGGCGAGCAGCTCGGCGGCGTGCTGGGTGGACTCGGCGTCGAGCCACCGCATCGGACGGTCGCGCAGCGCGGGCGGGGCCAGGTCGGCGAAGATCCGCCGGACCTCCCAGAGCGCGGCCACAGTGACCTCGCCGTCGCCCGGGTGCGCGTCCCGTTCCCGCGCCGCGATGCCGTACTCCGGGGTGGCCTGCGCGAAGTAGGCGTCCAGGCGCAGGTCGCGGTGCCAGTGGAAGCGGGTGGCGCCCTGGTACGCGCTGGGCACCAGCGCCTGGTCGACGCGGCGTTCCACGAGCGCGCCGAGCACCTCGTCGAACGTGTCGCACAGCTCGATGCGCAGCGCGTGCCGTTCGGCCAGGAACGCGGCGGTCAGGTGGCTGGACGTGCCGGCCGGCCCGAGCGTGGCCACCGCCGTGCCGGGGTGGTCCGCCCACCGGTCCACCACCGTCCGCCACCGCCGTCCGTACGCCCCGGCGAGCAGGCCGGGCAGCGCGGGCACCGGCGCGGCGGCTGCGGTGTCAGGTGTCGTAGCCACGCCTGCCCGCCATCCGCCGGGCCACCCGGGTCTCGTGGTCGTCGGCGACCCGCCGGTCCACGATCCGTGCGGCCTTCCAGCTCACGAACGCGCCGGTGCTGACGATCGGGTCCAGCCCGTCGCTCAGCTCGACCTCCACCGGCACGCCGAGCGCGGCGGCGGCACGCCGGCGCACCCCGTCGGCCACCGCGGCCGGGTCGTCCACCAGGTCCTTGAGCAGCTCCAGCCGGACGGTGAGCCGGTCGCCGCCGGCCGGGTCGTGGTCGATCACCACCTGGTAGCCGGCCGAGCCGGTGACGCCGGTGAGCACCGCGCTCTCGATCTGCCCGGCGGTACGGCGCTGCCCGCCCAGGTCGATGCGGTCGAGCGTGCGCCCGACGATCTGCACCAGGTCGCCGGGCATCTCGCAGTCGCAGTCCGACGCGCCGACCACCACCGCGTCGCCGGTGCGGTAGCGGATCAGCGGCTTCACGCCGTCGACGAGCATGGTCACCGTGAGCTCGCCGGTGCCGCGCGGGCCGTGCGACGCGCCCGTCTCCGGGTCGACCACCTCGATCAGGTAGTTGGTCTGGGACAGGTGCATCCGCTTGTTGCGGCAGGCGGTGGCGATCACGAACGCCTCCTGCGAGCCGTACAGGATGTTGTAGACGTCAGCGCCCCAGACCGACTCCAGGTTGTGCGCCAGCGCCGGCGTGCACGTCTCGCCGGTGACGAACAGCAGCTCGACCGCGAAGTCCTCGCGCAGCCGGTAGCCGTGGTGCTCGGCGGCCTTGGCCAGCATCAGCGCCACGCCCGGCGTGCAGCAGATCACCTCAAGTTCCAGGTCCCGCATCAGCTGGAGGGCCTTGGCGAACCCGATCACCGGCGAGTACGGCCAGATCTTCGCGTTCATCGCGCCGGTGTTGCGGGCCACGTCGCCGAGCGTGTCGCCGAACGAGTGCACCTCGGTCGGGCCCATCAGCCCCACCCGGGGCGCGTGGTCGCCGAAGTGGTGGCGGAAGATCGACGCCCAGGACTCGGTGACGTGGGCGTTGCTGGCCACCACCTCGCGGCCGTCGCGGGGGCAGGGCGTGGCGGGCCCGGTGGTGCCGGTGGTCTCGTAGAAGAAGACGGCCTCGGCCAGCGGACGGCTGAGCACGTCGAGCATCTCCTCGCGCAGGTGCGCCTTCGTGGTGAAGGGCAGCCGGTCGAGCGTGGCCGGGGTGATCGTGGACAGGTCGATCCCGGCGAGGTGCCGGGCGTAGAACGGCGAGCCGGTGCCGACCTGGTCGAGCACCCGGCGCAGCTGCCGGTCCCGCCAGTCACCGAGCTGCTCGGCGGTGAGCGTGCGGTCGTAGAACGCGCGGTGCAGACGCAGGTAGTCGGCGGCGAAACCGGCCGCCGGGCCGGTGGTGGGAAGCCACATGGATCGGGGTCCTCTCGGTGTGCGTCAGTGCAGGCCGCCGTCGACGTCCAGCACGGAGGCGGTGACGTAGCTGCTGTCCGGGCCGGCCAGCCAGGCGAC
It includes:
- a CDS encoding amidohydrolase family protein, which codes for MSRRTLLHRATVQEGLGVASRPHHSVLLDGERIVAVLPEAQAPLHDPDVDVLDLDGRTVMPGMTLGHTHIAYLNVLDGRETLFKHSIPEVTLGAAANAAAMLRLGYTAFVGAGSVAGIDMALRRAIDAGRLPGPRITPCSRDLMVSGPPQRRNPAVKQRIPTDLMRLADTPEELVEYVDTEVAQGAEIIKVFSTGDDTFPNGRSHELLFTAEELVIAARAAHERGVRIRAHSRGLGGIRNAIAAGVDVIDHATYADDAALEAIAERGIFVVPSLHQPHRLLTTGTAHGKTPEYLETLEFQAEVENTLRILPLMVEMGIPIVAGDDFGFAWTPHGRYAEELETYVSMAGIPAPTVLTWATANGARLAGRGGEAGTVQPGRLADLVVTDGDPARDITVLGRPGAIEMVLLGGRVVAGDAAAYRDRRPAGVA
- a CDS encoding ATP-grasp domain-containing protein; its protein translation is MNRAILIVYRPAAGRYAAQFRSVVAAATGLGVDSVVLLPTGGPAPETAGLPCHRADLDDPEAVRAAVAAIVADRPIERIFPLFEGDVLTAARCRRDHGIPGLDPEQALAFRDKNVMHRRAVELGVPVARSCRPDTIGAVAEFAAEVGWPVVVKPYAGWACGDTHRVDSADDLARVWPLVADARHDYRVEEYVRGAEYHVDSLLRDGEVVFEQLSRYTYSVLEFRDEPGGTISRKHDLTPAEQRILTASAELLRGFGMRTGVAHVEFFLRDDGEVVFGEAAARAGGGSIVPAIEAGRGINLAGEWCRLELDPGHRPAAALGAETGTEYLCSDRYGRITAITTADELRALDSVLDADVWKGVGDVLAPPTASNDVLGWYVCEGRDFDDVRARFKTIRDAFQVRTEPAGEASCG
- a CDS encoding phenylacetate--CoA ligase family protein gives rise to the protein MWLPTTGPAAGFAADYLRLHRAFYDRTLTAEQLGDWRDRQLRRVLDQVGTGSPFYARHLAGIDLSTITPATLDRLPFTTKAHLREEMLDVLSRPLAEAVFFYETTGTTGPATPCPRDGREVVASNAHVTESWASIFRHHFGDHAPRVGLMGPTEVHSFGDTLGDVARNTGAMNAKIWPYSPVIGFAKALQLMRDLELEVICCTPGVALMLAKAAEHHGYRLREDFAVELLFVTGETCTPALAHNLESVWGADVYNILYGSQEAFVIATACRNKRMHLSQTNYLIEVVDPETGASHGPRGTGELTVTMLVDGVKPLIRYRTGDAVVVGASDCDCEMPGDLVQIVGRTLDRIDLGGQRRTAGQIESAVLTGVTGSAGYQVVIDHDPAGGDRLTVRLELLKDLVDDPAAVADGVRRRAAAALGVPVEVELSDGLDPIVSTGAFVSWKAARIVDRRVADDHETRVARRMAGRRGYDT
- a CDS encoding MFS transporter; amino-acid sequence: MWLSRFRALPRPLRMLVLASFINRAGMFVFPLLAVYLVRSRGLSTGEAGVLISVGSTGLLAGSLLSGPVCARAGRRAALVSSLLLNAAGYLGLAVLDGPPWTYAALLFVALVGMGMFAPAANTLIADLAEPEQRPFAYTVSYIANNLGMGVGPLLGGLAAAYSYGLMFAGNILLGLLAALTIRLSVPADTGRDAAGTPAKTGLRRAALRRDLDVAVLVVLSFCYVAPLIGLEYTLPLAVTGVLNSSVAVVGAVYTINSIVVVGAGMLIEKRIKAYPTRTLLVVAGLLWSAGMAVLVFAFSLPAVLLSTVVWTLGEIIASVVVPTYIADHVEPRRVSAFMALNGFVLSSARLVVPMGLGFVWQAHGHQPVLLLLLLTPLAGVVAFAALRIRPEARPVPEPAAPAPARP
- a CDS encoding B3/B4 domain-containing protein, with translation MTQLSDGADRLSVRIDDRVTASVPDYVLGLLAVPAIEVGPAHPAVAERLTAAEDALHRAGLDKAGVSELPGIAGWRAAYRAVAVNPNRFPCAAESIARRVARGDRLPRINALVDLCNAVSLGSALPVASCAVDGIGALAVRPADGTEAYLPLGAPDAPERPEPGEVVYADDHGRAHSRRWNWRQGHLVRTDLGRRRLLLTVEAAHPGGRAEVEAALDRLDAVLGELTAAPRHRAVLDREARDAAFPVEAPLSPAGTPGVRS
- a CDS encoding TrpB-like pyridoxal phosphate-dependent enzyme; translated protein: MTATKFVLPESDIPTTWYNVVPDLPKGLPPMLHPGTREPITPADLAPLFASELIAQEFSTERDVDIPGPVLDIYRQWRPSPLIRARRLERDLDTPARIYFKYEGVSPAGSHKPNTAVPQAYYSKLDGVRRLTTETGAGQWGSSLSMACAYFDLECEVFMVRVSYDQKPYRRGLMETFGASVTASPSDRTEAGRAVLATDPDSPGSLGLAISEAVEAALHSGGAARYALGSVLNLVLMHQTIIGQEALAQMGLAGDYPDVVVGAAGGGSNFAGLALPFLRRQLDGGPAVRFLAAEPASCPSLTRGSYDYDFGDTAGLTPLAKMHTLGHDFRPPAIHAGGLRYHGMAPIVSALSEVDLIEARAVPQTACFEAGVRFARSEGIVPAPESSHAVRVAVDEALRCRETGEEKAILFSLSGHGHFDMQAYIDYFAGKLTD
- a CDS encoding prephenate dehydratase codes for the protein MATTPDTAAAAPVPALPGLLAGAYGRRWRTVVDRWADHPGTAVATLGPAGTSSHLTAAFLAERHALRIELCDTFDEVLGALVERRVDQALVPSAYQGATRFHWHRDLRLDAYFAQATPEYGIAARERDAHPGDGEVTVAALWEVRRIFADLAPPALRDRPMRWLDAESTQHAAELLAAGAADLAVTNAPGVRRHALRWVVRRPGAEIVWLLFGHRRPHLRGEPE